In Aquimarina spinulae, a single window of DNA contains:
- a CDS encoding alpha-L-fucosidase: MKCIRTICMLVLLSIGNLIVAQNEKPTEKERLSWFEDAKLGVFIHWGYYGVNGIAESWSLYHKKISYEEYMKQGNGFTAKHYDPVKWAKLFKKIGARYSVMTTKHHDGVSLWDTQYSTLNVKEKTPANRDLIAPYVEALRNEGLKVGLYYSLCDWSHPDYDVVFPRPDTNKDYPQKGLENLTRWERFVRFYKGQLKELSNRYQPDLYWFDGDWEKSSEEWRAQSLKDSLLSWNPKTIVNSRLKTHGDYSTPEQGIPVVRPKGPWEFCMTMNDNWGYFPSDTNYKPFSQIIRTFVEVIASGGNLLLNIGMKPDGTIPKEQEERLEVLGNWINTHKKVVFGTKAGLPYGHFYGPTLLSKDTTKLYLCLFDEPKNYISLKGIQNKIKSIKVVGKDQELAFVRNGGASWNNIPGIVRIEVPKKENLDTYVTVLEIELEGELKLYRGHGNAVELN, translated from the coding sequence ATGAAATGTATAAGAACGATTTGCATGCTTGTTTTGTTGAGTATCGGAAATCTGATAGTTGCACAAAACGAAAAGCCAACAGAAAAAGAACGATTATCCTGGTTTGAAGATGCCAAACTAGGGGTATTCATTCACTGGGGATATTATGGCGTGAATGGAATAGCGGAATCCTGGTCATTATATCACAAAAAAATCTCATATGAAGAGTATATGAAGCAGGGCAATGGATTTACAGCAAAGCATTATGATCCGGTAAAATGGGCTAAACTGTTTAAAAAAATAGGAGCAAGATATTCTGTAATGACTACGAAACACCATGATGGAGTTTCTCTGTGGGATACCCAATACAGTACTCTAAATGTTAAAGAAAAAACACCCGCAAATAGAGATTTAATAGCTCCTTATGTAGAAGCACTTAGAAATGAAGGATTAAAAGTTGGATTATACTATTCTTTATGTGATTGGTCGCATCCAGATTATGATGTTGTATTTCCCAGGCCAGATACTAACAAAGACTACCCTCAAAAAGGATTGGAGAACCTAACAAGATGGGAACGTTTTGTTAGATTCTATAAAGGGCAATTAAAAGAGCTAAGTAATCGATATCAACCAGATTTATATTGGTTTGATGGAGATTGGGAAAAATCGAGTGAAGAATGGAGAGCACAATCTTTAAAAGATTCATTACTATCCTGGAACCCTAAAACTATTGTAAATTCTCGCTTAAAAACACATGGAGATTATAGTACTCCCGAACAAGGGATTCCTGTAGTGAGGCCAAAAGGCCCATGGGAATTTTGTATGACCATGAATGATAATTGGGGGTATTTTCCTTCGGATACGAACTATAAGCCTTTCTCCCAGATTATAAGAACCTTTGTTGAGGTAATAGCTTCAGGAGGAAACTTACTACTTAATATTGGAATGAAACCAGACGGAACAATTCCTAAAGAACAAGAAGAACGATTAGAAGTACTAGGAAATTGGATTAATACTCATAAAAAAGTTGTTTTTGGCACTAAAGCAGGATTGCCATATGGTCACTTTTATGGCCCTACACTACTAAGTAAGGATACTACAAAATTGTATTTATGCCTGTTTGATGAGCCTAAAAATTATATCTCTTTAAAAGGAATTCAGAATAAAATAAAATCAATTAAAGTAGTCGGAAAAGATCAAGAATTAGCTTTTGTTCGAAACGGAGGAGCGTCCTGGAACAATATTCCGGGAATTGTAAGAATAGAAGTCCCTAAAAAAGAAAACTTAGATACCTATGTAACCGTTCTGGAGATAGAATTAGAAGGAGAATTAAAACTGTATAGAGGACATGGAAATGCTGTAGAGTTAAATTAA
- a CDS encoding family 20 glycosylhydrolase, whose protein sequence is MMKELTIFIAILLLVLGCKTNEERMYTEEDIKITPKPQMVKINPGVFEFNENTKFFISNDISKEPIYVLKENFKTAEGWDLIITEEQPKKNYIAFTIDKTSKPETYNLKVDNNHIEIKASSSSGFLYAIQTIRQLLPPEIESKAKLENKTWEIPNLEIKDGPRFKWRGLMLDISRHFFDKEYIKEVIDGLAMHKMNVLHLHLVDDQGWRIEIKKYPKLTKVGAWRVDQENLHWNARLPVKSEDKGTYGGFLTQEELKEIVKYAQSRNVEVIPEIEMPAHISSAIAAYPHLSCFENPIGVPSGGVWPITDIYCAGKESTFTFLEDVLIEVMEIFPSKYIHIGGDEATKTNWEKCQNCQKRIVEEGLQNEEELQSYFVKRMEKFINSHGKKLVGWDEILEGGLAPDATVMSWRGVKGGLEAAAQGHDVVMTPGTHCYFDHYQGPQNEEPLAIGGYTPLSKVYQFDPVVDSMTEEEAEHVLGGQANLWSEYIPTKEHSQYMIYPRLAALSEAVWSAKNQKNWDDFSNRMTNMFQRYEFLGINYAKSSYLIRPEVETNLEKKSVSLTLQSEYTNADIRYALNDSRLEDTPVKYEKPIILTQTTIVKASIFKENKPIGKVFQDTIVFHKGVASTVAYIIPYSDRYTGTGKSTLVNTLRGTKNFQDGQWQAWLKDDMEVIIDLKKEDTINQVIVGSMEHQGPGIYFPVAIEVFTGIDRKDFKKVGEVKRLYADNANIELKDFKINVEKHTARFIKVKITNLKENPRGGDTWLFIDEILIN, encoded by the coding sequence AGAGAGAATGTATACAGAAGAGGATATTAAAATCACTCCAAAGCCACAGATGGTTAAAATTAATCCTGGAGTATTCGAATTTAATGAAAACACTAAGTTTTTTATTTCAAATGATATATCCAAAGAACCGATTTATGTCTTAAAAGAGAACTTTAAAACGGCAGAAGGATGGGATTTAATAATAACAGAAGAACAGCCCAAAAAGAATTATATAGCCTTTACGATTGACAAAACCAGTAAACCAGAAACATATAACCTTAAAGTAGATAATAATCATATAGAAATCAAAGCAAGTAGCTCATCTGGTTTTTTATATGCAATACAAACAATACGTCAATTGCTACCTCCCGAGATAGAAAGCAAAGCTAAATTAGAAAATAAAACTTGGGAAATTCCGAATTTAGAAATTAAAGACGGCCCCCGGTTTAAGTGGAGGGGTCTAATGTTGGACATTTCTCGTCATTTTTTTGATAAAGAATACATCAAAGAGGTAATTGATGGCTTAGCTATGCATAAGATGAATGTGTTACACCTGCACCTGGTTGATGATCAAGGATGGCGAATAGAGATAAAAAAATATCCAAAACTTACAAAGGTAGGAGCATGGAGAGTAGATCAGGAGAATTTACATTGGAATGCCAGGCTGCCTGTAAAATCAGAAGATAAAGGGACTTATGGAGGTTTTTTGACTCAAGAAGAATTAAAAGAAATAGTTAAATATGCACAATCTAGAAATGTAGAGGTTATACCCGAAATAGAAATGCCCGCTCACATATCTAGTGCGATTGCCGCATACCCACATTTATCATGTTTTGAAAATCCAATAGGAGTACCTTCAGGTGGAGTTTGGCCAATTACAGATATATACTGCGCAGGAAAAGAAAGTACGTTTACTTTTTTAGAAGATGTATTAATTGAGGTTATGGAAATATTTCCTTCAAAATATATACATATAGGCGGAGATGAAGCGACTAAAACTAATTGGGAGAAATGCCAGAACTGTCAGAAACGAATAGTAGAAGAAGGATTACAAAATGAAGAAGAATTACAGAGCTATTTTGTAAAACGAATGGAGAAATTTATAAATTCTCATGGTAAGAAATTAGTAGGTTGGGATGAGATTTTAGAAGGAGGATTAGCTCCAGATGCAACTGTGATGAGTTGGAGAGGCGTAAAAGGAGGGCTAGAAGCCGCAGCACAAGGACATGATGTGGTTATGACACCTGGAACTCATTGTTATTTTGATCATTACCAAGGGCCACAAAATGAAGAGCCATTAGCAATAGGAGGGTATACACCATTGAGTAAAGTATATCAATTTGATCCTGTAGTAGATTCAATGACAGAAGAAGAAGCCGAGCATGTGCTTGGTGGGCAAGCAAACTTATGGTCAGAGTATATCCCTACCAAAGAACACTCCCAGTATATGATTTACCCAAGATTAGCAGCCTTGTCAGAAGCAGTATGGAGTGCTAAAAATCAAAAAAATTGGGATGATTTTTCAAATAGAATGACCAATATGTTTCAGCGGTATGAATTTTTAGGAATTAATTATGCAAAGAGTTCGTATCTAATACGACCAGAAGTCGAGACAAATTTAGAAAAGAAATCAGTTTCGTTAACACTACAAAGCGAATACACTAATGCAGATATACGATATGCGTTAAACGATAGTAGACTAGAGGATACTCCTGTTAAATATGAGAAACCAATTATATTAACCCAAACTACAATAGTTAAGGCATCAATATTTAAAGAGAACAAACCGATTGGTAAAGTATTTCAGGATACCATTGTATTTCATAAAGGAGTAGCTAGTACTGTAGCATATATTATTCCATATAGTGATCGATATACTGGAACAGGAAAATCTACATTGGTAAATACCTTAAGAGGAACCAAAAATTTTCAGGATGGGCAATGGCAGGCATGGTTAAAGGATGATATGGAAGTTATTATAGATCTTAAAAAAGAAGATACCATAAATCAGGTAATTGTTGGATCAATGGAACATCAAGGCCCGGGAATATATTTTCCGGTTGCAATAGAAGTGTTTACAGGAATAGATAGAAAAGATTTTAAAAAAGTAGGAGAAGTAAAACGACTCTATGCTGATAATGCAAATATTGAATTAAAAGATTTTAAAATTAATGTTGAAAAACATACAGCAAGATTCATTAAAGTGAAAATAACAAACTTAAAAGAAAACCCAAGAGGAGGAGATACCTGGCTATTTATAGATGAAATTTTAATTAACTGA